A genomic window from Promicromonospora sukumoe includes:
- a CDS encoding flavoprotein, translated as MSLGVLYVVVTGAGATRQVPSRLLPLAAERGWDVYVLATVQAMSSFPETMLQIEEALGRPVRTDFHTTVGYSLPDPDAVIVAPATYNTLTKWALGIADTYVLTRLAEQIGRDIPITAGPYINVKFADHPTYQGSLATLKEWGVNVVIGPSEPHESGVGAADDFPWEEILDTLAPANT; from the coding sequence ATGAGCTTGGGTGTGCTGTACGTCGTTGTGACCGGTGCTGGCGCGACCCGACAAGTTCCGTCGCGGTTGCTGCCCTTGGCCGCAGAGCGGGGCTGGGACGTCTACGTTCTTGCGACCGTTCAAGCGATGAGCAGCTTCCCGGAGACAATGCTGCAGATCGAGGAAGCCCTGGGACGTCCGGTGCGGACGGACTTCCACACCACTGTCGGGTACTCCCTGCCCGACCCGGACGCCGTGATCGTCGCCCCGGCGACCTACAACACGCTTACCAAGTGGGCGCTGGGCATCGCCGACACCTACGTGCTGACCCGGCTAGCGGAACAGATCGGCCGTGACATCCCGATCACCGCCGGGCCGTATATCAACGTGAAGTTCGCGGACCACCCGACCTACCAGGGCAGCCTGGCAACGCTCAAGGAGTGGGGCGTGAACGTCGTGATCGGCCCGAGCGAGCCGCACGAGTCGGGCGTGGGCGCTGCGGATGACTTTCCTTGGGAGGAGATCCTGGACACGCTCGCGCCTGCGAACACTTAG
- a CDS encoding winged helix-turn-helix domain-containing protein — translation MPAKTTGEPAGQRLARALRRRIVDELSEGDQFPSSAQLQVEYGVSSAVVRDAIKILKAEGFVVSQQGKGEFVAAIGLS, via the coding sequence ATGCCCGCAAAGACCACTGGCGAGCCCGCCGGCCAGCGGCTCGCCAGAGCACTACGTCGCCGCATCGTTGACGAGTTGTCTGAGGGCGACCAGTTCCCGTCATCGGCCCAGCTGCAAGTCGAGTACGGGGTTTCGAGCGCAGTCGTCCGAGACGCGATCAAGATCCTCAAGGCGGAAGGATTCGTCGTCAGCCAGCAGGGCAAGGGCGAGTTCGTCGCCGCGATCGGCCTCTCCTGA
- a CDS encoding NUDIX hydrolase: MTGALPAVAAAIIVQDRKLLLVQRRVPEGSLSWQFPAGAVEPGETFEQAAVRETAEEAGLTVQVVKVLGERVQPNTARLMGYVACDVISGEAYVADADELADIVWATPDKFVDYVPYGFAPAVQDYLAVTLA; the protein is encoded by the coding sequence GTGACGGGAGCACTTCCTGCCGTCGCGGCGGCGATCATCGTCCAGGACAGGAAGCTGCTCCTGGTCCAGCGGCGCGTCCCCGAGGGCTCGCTCTCGTGGCAGTTCCCCGCCGGCGCAGTCGAGCCGGGGGAGACGTTCGAGCAGGCGGCGGTCCGTGAGACCGCCGAGGAGGCTGGGCTCACCGTGCAGGTCGTCAAGGTGCTAGGGGAGCGCGTGCAACCGAACACCGCCCGCCTGATGGGCTACGTTGCGTGCGACGTCATCAGCGGCGAGGCATACGTCGCCGACGCCGACGAGCTCGCAGACATCGTGTGGGCGACACCGGACAAGTTCGTCGACTACGTGCCCTACGGCTTCGCGCCAGCGGTGCAGGACTACCTCGCGGTGACGCTGGCCTAA
- a CDS encoding ester cyclase, with product MPYPSLRATYLAYLDAVNERRFGDLAEFVHDEITYNDTTVIRQEFADLLAADAKAVPDLHFEVQLLVNSEDAVAVRLWCDCAPAEPMFGLAPTGRRVEFAEHGFYRFDHGRIAHVWSLIDNQLIQAQLAG from the coding sequence GTGCCGTACCCGAGCCTCAGAGCAACGTACCTGGCGTATCTCGACGCGGTGAACGAGCGACGGTTCGGTGATCTGGCCGAGTTCGTCCATGACGAGATCACCTACAACGACACGACGGTGATTCGTCAGGAGTTCGCGGACCTGCTCGCGGCGGACGCCAAGGCTGTGCCAGACCTGCACTTCGAGGTGCAACTGCTCGTCAACAGTGAGGACGCCGTTGCTGTCCGGCTCTGGTGCGACTGCGCACCCGCAGAACCGATGTTCGGGTTGGCGCCTACCGGTCGCCGCGTCGAGTTCGCCGAGCATGGCTTCTATCGGTTCGATCACGGACGCATCGCGCACGTCTGGTCCTTGATCGACAACCAGTTGATCCAGGCACAGCTCGCCGGCTGA
- a CDS encoding sensor histidine kinase — MAEHARERAKLLLDAMANLGRGLDLEAVLNQISAIAAQLVGARYVALGILGDDGRIDRLLTVGLSAAQVRAIGSYPTGRGILGELIRRQVPLRLHDLSAHPASVGFPARHPPMRSFLGVPLRVHGTAFGNLYLTQKKGGGDFTDEDERLLEALAAGASVAIENAHLYEESRLREQSARANDEISRRVLAGHSQGQLHALIADRALQVADADLAVIALPEPESKRLVVRSASGAEANRLVGVMLPPGSTLSGNAFEPDVLHSSPDATVDERAQLSFDLGREIGSLLAFPLGEPSSTRGVLAVGRYGGAVPFAPLVVEALQGFAAQAAVALELAEHRADVERFAVQRDRGRIARDLHDLAIQRLYATGLSLLAAGRDLDEGHAQRIGRAVDEIDETIALIRTTVHRLEPEDASSRRVGLRSRVYSEIDAATTRLGYPPRLRFDGPVDAAVPQDVAEHIIAVLREGLSNVARHAHAHAVSVHLVVSDGVVLTVADDGVGIPTGVPLSGLRNLARRAADLGGAFSVQSAGASGTRLEWRAPLAQS; from the coding sequence GTGGCGGAGCATGCCCGCGAGCGAGCCAAACTCCTGCTCGACGCCATGGCGAATCTCGGGCGCGGTCTAGATCTTGAAGCCGTCTTGAACCAGATCAGTGCGATCGCGGCTCAATTGGTCGGTGCGCGGTATGTAGCACTGGGCATTCTGGGCGACGACGGGCGCATCGACCGATTGCTGACGGTCGGGCTCTCAGCCGCGCAGGTGCGAGCCATCGGCTCCTACCCGACAGGGCGCGGGATCTTGGGCGAACTGATCCGGCGCCAGGTGCCGTTGCGGTTGCATGACCTCTCGGCGCACCCGGCATCCGTGGGGTTCCCGGCCAGACATCCACCGATGCGGTCCTTCCTCGGGGTGCCGCTACGTGTGCACGGCACGGCGTTCGGCAATCTCTATCTCACGCAGAAGAAGGGCGGTGGCGACTTCACCGATGAGGACGAGCGGCTGCTGGAAGCGCTGGCCGCTGGTGCGAGCGTCGCCATCGAGAATGCTCATCTTTATGAGGAGTCGCGCCTGCGGGAACAGTCGGCACGGGCGAACGACGAGATCTCCCGCCGGGTCCTTGCCGGTCACTCACAGGGGCAACTGCACGCTCTGATCGCGGATCGCGCCCTGCAGGTCGCCGACGCGGACCTGGCGGTCATCGCCCTGCCGGAGCCTGAGTCGAAGCGCCTGGTCGTGCGATCTGCGTCGGGGGCCGAGGCCAATCGACTGGTCGGCGTCATGCTCCCGCCAGGTAGCACTCTCTCGGGCAACGCGTTCGAGCCTGATGTCCTGCATTCCAGTCCTGACGCCACGGTGGACGAACGCGCACAGCTCTCCTTCGATCTGGGCCGTGAGATCGGCTCGCTCCTGGCGTTTCCACTGGGTGAGCCAAGCAGTACGCGTGGGGTGCTGGCCGTCGGGAGGTACGGCGGCGCGGTTCCGTTCGCGCCACTCGTCGTCGAGGCGTTACAGGGCTTCGCGGCTCAGGCGGCCGTTGCGCTCGAGCTGGCGGAACATCGCGCCGACGTCGAGCGGTTCGCCGTGCAGCGTGACCGGGGACGCATCGCGCGCGACCTGCACGACCTCGCCATCCAGCGCCTGTACGCGACCGGCTTGTCGCTGCTGGCTGCCGGCCGTGACCTCGACGAGGGTCACGCGCAGCGGATCGGCCGCGCGGTCGACGAGATCGACGAGACGATCGCGCTGATCCGCACGACAGTGCACCGCCTGGAACCTGAAGATGCGAGCTCGCGGCGAGTGGGACTGCGATCACGGGTCTACTCGGAGATCGATGCGGCCACCACCCGGTTGGGCTACCCGCCTCGGTTGCGGTTCGACGGGCCTGTTGACGCAGCTGTTCCACAAGACGTCGCGGAGCACATCATCGCTGTACTGCGAGAGGGGCTGTCGAACGTCGCCAGGCATGCGCACGCGCATGCGGTTTCGGTACACCTGGTGGTGTCGGACGGCGTCGTCCTGACCGTGGCCGACGACGGGGTCGGCATCCCGACCGGCGTTCCTCTCAGCGGGCTGCGTAATCTCGCCCGGCGGGCAGCAGATCTCGGTGGTGCGTTCAGCGTTCAGTCGGCTGGAGCGAGTGGCACCCGTCTGGAGTGGCGTGCTCCGCTGGCCCAGAGCTGA
- a CDS encoding serine hydrolase domain-containing protein — protein sequence MTTTVSNQTADRLQRAIEAIVDPGIIGLSVRVNDEQGEWVGTAGAAEVGGDVKPPADGHIRIGSNTKTFTATLMLQLVAEDRIGLDDTVADHLPEFGIDQRITVRMLLQQTSGLFNFTGEVYEDGSMVFGIPIPYGPNGKEWLDNRFKTYRPQELVELALSKPARFEPGAGWSYSNTNYVLARLLIEKVTGRTVTEEMQRLILTPLGMSHTVVPEDAEIAEPHAHAYYRYDEDGGPRTVDITRQNPSWVSAGGDMISTTEDLHTFIAALTGGKLLPDELREEMFTPRATGIPNMDYGLGVFVLTTDDGATVISHNGAAVGHAALMYATPDGSKTLTAALNCVDDANLTVAAAFQGAQQRLLNEVFGSGPA from the coding sequence ATGACCACCACCGTTTCCAACCAGACCGCCGACCGTCTCCAGCGGGCGATCGAGGCGATCGTCGACCCCGGCATCATCGGGCTGTCGGTCCGCGTCAACGACGAGCAGGGCGAGTGGGTCGGCACCGCCGGCGCGGCAGAGGTCGGCGGGGACGTGAAGCCGCCTGCCGACGGTCACATCCGGATCGGCAGCAACACCAAGACCTTCACCGCGACCCTGATGCTTCAGCTCGTGGCCGAGGACAGGATCGGCCTGGACGACACGGTCGCGGACCACCTGCCCGAGTTCGGGATCGACCAGCGGATCACGGTGCGGATGCTGCTCCAGCAGACCAGCGGCCTGTTCAACTTCACCGGCGAGGTCTACGAGGACGGCTCGATGGTGTTCGGCATCCCCATCCCTTACGGCCCCAACGGCAAGGAGTGGCTGGACAACCGGTTCAAGACCTACCGGCCACAGGAGCTGGTCGAGCTCGCGTTGTCCAAGCCTGCGCGGTTCGAGCCCGGAGCGGGCTGGAGCTATTCCAACACCAACTACGTCCTGGCTCGCCTGCTCATCGAGAAGGTCACCGGCCGTACCGTTACCGAGGAGATGCAGCGGCTGATCCTGACCCCGCTCGGCATGTCGCACACCGTGGTCCCGGAGGACGCGGAGATCGCCGAGCCGCACGCCCACGCCTACTACCGGTACGACGAGGACGGCGGGCCGCGCACGGTCGACATCACCCGCCAGAACCCCTCCTGGGTCTCCGCGGGCGGTGACATGATCTCGACCACCGAGGACCTTCACACGTTCATCGCCGCGCTCACCGGCGGCAAGCTCCTCCCGGACGAGCTGCGCGAGGAGATGTTCACCCCGCGTGCGACGGGCATCCCGAACATGGACTACGGGCTGGGGGTGTTCGTGCTGACCACGGACGACGGTGCCACCGTGATCTCTCACAACGGCGCCGCGGTGGGCCACGCGGCGCTCATGTACGCCACCCCCGACGGGTCCAAGACCTTGACCGCCGCGCTGAACTGCGTGGACGACGCGAACCTCACCGTTGCCGCGGCGTTCCAGGGCGCCCAGCAGCGCCTCCTCAACGAGGTATTCGGCAGCGGGCCCGCGTAG
- a CDS encoding MerR family transcriptional regulator, protein MHNGVTIGQAAAFVGITIKTVRHYHKLGLVTEPRRDGSGYRRYGSDDLLRLVQVRTLAAAGVPLAEIGPLLDADAALFASALVQVERQLDEHIAELTARRAMLHRLADGDRALLPDRAVALLERMLGLGYSEDEVAATREGWVLARALVPEGFDDYLAQFEHALQDTRLIALTRRIAEAATWEADDPRIDRLAADAADHYLADPVLLKTVTSMQARTDTAPRYAMIARHGDKPTPAMARLSALFESRLRAAGVRIPRSDPR, encoded by the coding sequence ATGCACAACGGAGTCACGATCGGCCAGGCGGCCGCGTTCGTCGGCATCACGATCAAGACGGTGCGGCACTACCACAAGCTCGGCCTGGTCACCGAACCCCGACGCGACGGCTCTGGATACCGGCGGTACGGATCGGACGACCTGCTCAGGCTGGTGCAAGTCCGGACCCTGGCCGCCGCCGGGGTACCGCTGGCCGAGATCGGACCCCTGCTCGACGCTGACGCCGCGCTGTTCGCCTCCGCGCTCGTCCAGGTCGAACGACAGCTCGACGAACACATCGCGGAGCTGACCGCGCGGCGCGCCATGCTGCACCGCCTCGCCGACGGCGACCGGGCGCTGCTGCCCGACCGTGCCGTGGCCCTGCTGGAGCGGATGCTCGGCCTCGGATACTCAGAGGACGAGGTCGCGGCCACCAGGGAGGGCTGGGTGCTGGCGCGAGCCCTGGTCCCCGAAGGCTTCGACGACTACCTCGCCCAGTTCGAGCACGCCCTGCAAGACACCAGGCTCATCGCCCTGACCAGGCGCATCGCCGAAGCCGCGACCTGGGAGGCGGACGACCCCCGCATCGACCGTCTCGCCGCCGATGCGGCCGACCACTACCTGGCCGACCCCGTGCTGCTCAAGACCGTCACCAGCATGCAGGCACGGACCGACACCGCGCCCCGGTACGCGATGATCGCCCGCCACGGTGACAAGCCGACACCGGCCATGGCACGACTGTCCGCGCTCTTCGAGTCCAGACTCCGCGCCGCCGGCGTTCGCATCCCGAGGTCCGACCCCCGTTGA
- a CDS encoding NUDIX hydrolase — MSEAVTEEKPAIAAAIIVQDGKLLLVQRRVSEGSLSWQFPAGAVEPGETFEQAAVRETAEEAGLTVEAVKVLGERVHPNTGRLMGYVACDVISGAAYVADAEELADIVWATPDTFTDYVPYGFAPAVQDYLTTTLA, encoded by the coding sequence ATGTCTGAGGCAGTGACCGAAGAGAAGCCCGCCATCGCAGCGGCAATCATCGTCCAGGACGGGAAGCTGCTCCTGGTCCAGCGGCGCGTTTCCGAGGGCTCGCTCTCGTGGCAGTTCCCCGCCGGCGCAGTCGAGCCGGGGGAGACGTTCGAGCAGGCGGCGGTCCGTGAGACTGCCGAAGAGGCCGGGCTCACCGTCGAGGCTGTGAAGGTGCTGGGGGAGCGGGTGCACCCGAACACGGGTCGCCTGATGGGCTATGTCGCGTGCGACGTCATCAGCGGCGCGGCGTACGTCGCGGACGCCGAAGAACTCGCAGACATCGTGTGGGCGACACCGGACACGTTCACCGACTACGTGCCCTACGGCTTCGCGCCAGCGGTGCAGGACTACCTCACGACGACGCTGGCCTGA
- a CDS encoding NUDIX hydrolase: MTVIDAWNGERAGRLQAALRMSNEEFAEHLGLAPRTVAGWHQNPGTRPRPDVQRMLDAAVQRADDGARQRFAHAMRAAEPERDDSGPQRLMVALSVVQRDDSVLLVQRRDDGALRWQFPAGIVKPGGSPADAAVRETYVETAVHCSVSEQIGARVHPHTGVYIEYFHCDYLAGEAENRDVVENASVAWVAVADLGRFIPESTIYPPILEVLGGTHV, translated from the coding sequence GTGACTGTGATCGACGCGTGGAACGGCGAGCGAGCAGGGAGGCTCCAGGCCGCGCTACGCATGTCCAACGAAGAGTTCGCGGAGCATCTAGGGCTCGCACCACGCACAGTGGCGGGCTGGCACCAGAACCCGGGTACTCGACCGCGTCCCGACGTCCAGCGAATGCTCGACGCAGCCGTGCAGCGAGCCGACGACGGCGCCCGTCAGCGGTTCGCGCATGCGATGCGAGCTGCTGAACCAGAACGGGACGACAGCGGGCCTCAGCGGCTGATGGTCGCCCTGTCCGTGGTCCAGCGGGACGATTCCGTCCTCCTGGTTCAGCGCCGCGACGACGGCGCGCTCCGCTGGCAGTTCCCGGCTGGCATCGTGAAGCCCGGCGGCTCACCTGCCGATGCCGCCGTCCGTGAGACCTACGTCGAGACCGCCGTCCACTGCTCCGTCAGCGAGCAGATCGGAGCCCGTGTGCACCCGCACACGGGCGTGTACATCGAGTATTTCCACTGTGACTACCTCGCCGGTGAGGCGGAGAATCGCGACGTCGTGGAGAACGCCAGTGTCGCATGGGTCGCCGTGGCGGACCTGGGAAGGTTCATCCCGGAGAGCACTATCTACCCGCCCATTCTCGAAGTGCTGGGAGGCACGCATGTCTGA
- a CDS encoding winged helix-turn-helix domain-containing protein: MNTNLTSEPAGRRLAGELRRRIVSGDLPEGAQLPSSSSLQAEHGVSSTVVRDAISALKAEGYVVGQQGKGVFVASADQRSATGDAESLVERVAALEARVKALEEARAE, translated from the coding sequence ATGAACACGAACCTCACGAGCGAACCCGCCGGTCGACGGCTGGCCGGAGAACTTCGACGCCGCATCGTCAGCGGTGACCTTCCCGAGGGCGCTCAACTGCCCTCCTCGTCGTCGCTCCAGGCGGAGCACGGCGTCTCCAGCACGGTCGTCCGTGACGCCATCAGCGCGCTTAAGGCGGAGGGCTACGTCGTCGGGCAGCAGGGCAAGGGAGTCTTCGTTGCCTCTGCTGACCAGCGGAGCGCGACGGGCGACGCTGAGAGCCTGGTCGAGCGCGTCGCCGCGCTCGAAGCGCGGGTCAAGGCCCTGGAAGAGGCTCGGGCGGAGTAG